DNA from Salinispora arenicola:
TGTGGTCTATCAGCAAGTCAAGCAGTTGCGCCTGACCGCCGATTGACGACCGGCTGATAACGACGGCGAGGCCCCAATCAGTCGTGAATCAGTATCGGGTCAGCGGCGGATGCGAAGGTGGCACCAACCCCCGCGTCCGGTATTTCCGCCCCTGAAAGGGCGCGGACGGCAGGCAATCCTGTCTTCTCGCGGACGGGTGAATCGATTGGTCTATTGCCGGAGGGTGACGTGAGGATAACGCTGTTCGAGCAGGCACCGTACCGCTATCTCCCGGCGGATTTCGAGGAGCGGTTCGACTCGGTCTGCGACACGCCGTACGCGCTGGTCGATCCCCGCCGCATGTACGAGTCGATGCGCTCGTTCCTGGATGAGCTGATGGTCGGGGCCCGTTCCGGTTTCGACGCGCTCCTGGTCACCGAGCACGGCCAAAGCGCCTACGACGTGATGCCCAATCCCGACATCGTCGCCGGTGCACTGGCATACGCCACCGAGCTGGAGGGGCTCAATGTCGGGATCATGCCACTGGGCCGCACGTTGGGTAAAACCCACGAACCGGTCCGGGTGGCCGAGGAGTATGCACAGCTCGACGTGATGAGCGGTGGCCGGCTGATCGCCGGCTTTCCGGTCGGCCTGGGCTACGACGTGACGATCAACAACGGCGTGCCACCCATCGAGGCGCGGGGACGGTACGAGGAGAACCTAGACTTGGTGCTGCGCGCCTGGAGTGACCCGGCGCCGTTTCCGTGGAACGGTCGGTACAGCCGCTATCCCCAGGTCAACATATGGCCGCGGCCGTTGCAGTCGCGTCCGCCGCTGTGGGTCACCGGCATCGGCAACCCGCATACCATGCAGATGACGCTCGACCGGGACTTCGGCTTCAACTACTTCGGCTTCTCCGGCGCCAAACTGACCGGCAAGCGCATTTTTCCCCGGTTCTGGGAGCTGGTCGAACGCTCCGGCCTCCCGGCCAACCCGTATCGGGTGGGCTTCCTACAGACCATCGCGGTAGCCGACACCGACGCCGAGGCGGACCGCCGGTACGCCGAGCACGCCGAGTACGCATTCCGCAAGGGCCTCGGCTCGATCCCTAGCCACCTGCTCGGTATCCCCGGCGGGATTGACATTCAGGGCCTGCGGGCGGTCTTCGCCGACCCCGGTGACGTCGGCATGTCGCGGCAGATGCGCGGGGCGTCCTACCGGGAGCTCGTTGCGGCCGGCGCGGTGATCGCCGGCAGCCCGGAGACCGTAGCGGAGCAGCTGTTCGCGTTCTGCCAGGAGCACCGGATCGGCAACCTGCACGCCATGCTCGGCTTCGGTTCGCTCCCCACCGAGCTGGTCCGCGACAACATTCAGCTTTTCGCAGAGGCGGTCGCGCCACGACTCCGTCGGTTGTGGAGCGACACGGACTACGCCCACCACTGGTGGCCCGAGCGCCTGGGGGGCAGCCCAATTACGACGACCGCCGCGCCCGCCGCTAAATCAGACAACCGGAACGAGAGGACCGTCGCATGAGCACCAGCTTGCTTTCGGTACGCCGCGAGGCGGTCACCGTCCTCGGCGGACGGCTCACGGTCGAGGTGCAGATCGCCGGCGCCGGTGCGCCCCTGGTCTACCTGCACCAGGCCGGTGGCTTCGGCTGGGATCCGCTGCTGCGGCACCTGACCGAGCGGTACACCGTGCACGTCCCGGAGTTCCCCGGAACCAGCCCCGACGACCCGCCCGCCATCCGGCAGGTAGTGGACTGGTCGGACCTGGTGCTGGCCTACCAGGAGGTGATCGGGCAGCTCGGGTTGCAGCGCCCGGTACTGGTCGGTGCCTCGTTCGGTGGGATGCTCGCCGCTGACCTGGCCGCGCACTTCCCCGAACTGCCGGGTCGGGTGGTACTGCTGGCCCCACTCGGGTTGTGGCTCGACGAAGCCCCCGTCGTCAACTGGAACGCCGTAGCCCCGGACAAGCTGCCGGCGCTGTTGTTTCACAACCTCTCCAGCGACCTGGTCCAGGCGGTCCTGCAACTGCCCACCGATCCAGAGCAGATGCGCGCCAGGATGGTTGCCCGAATCTGGGCGTACGGTTGCAGCGGCAAGTTCGTGTGGCCGTTCCCGGAGCACGGGCTGCGCCGCCGGCTGCACCGGATCACCGCCCCCGTGCTGCTCATGTGGGGACGTCAGGACCGCATCATTGATGTCCAGTACGCCAAGGAGTTCACCGCGGTGGTCGGCGACTGTACGACAGCCGTGCTGGAGGAGTGCGGACATTTGATCCAGCTCGACCAGCCGCAGCTCACCATGGCGACGCTGGACAATTTCCTCGCCTGAGGCAGGTATCGCGACGAGGCCTGACCCGCATGGTGGCCGGCCGTGATCGCGTCGGGGCGGAGTCCGATCCGCGGCTGCAGGGCCGCTTGACCGACCATTTCGGGTTGGGTGTGCAGGCGGCCCGGGGCGACCGTGCCTACTCGAGGAGGTCTTCAACCGCACCGGGCGATTTATCGCCTCCGGCTACGGGTGCAGCACTTCAGTCACAGTGGCCGCGATGCGTGCGGCGGTGTCGTCGACGTCCGCCGCTGTGGTCTGCCATGAGCTTACCGAGATTCGCATCGCGGCGAAGCCCTGCCACATCGTGCCGCCGAACCAGCAGTCGCCGGAGTTTTGCAGTCGCCGGATGACGGTTCGGGTGACCTCATCGTCGTCACCGAAGCGCACCAGCACCTGATTGAGCGGGCCGTCGTTGAGGACCCGCACCCCCGGGACGTCGCGCAGTTGGTCGGCGAAGCGTCGGGCCAGTGCGCAGCACCGCTCGACCTGCTCGGCGACCCCGCTACGGCCGAGCGTGCGTAGCGTCGCCCAGACCGGCAGGCTGCGGGCCCGACGGGAGAAATCCGGCACCCAATCGATCGGATCACGTTCACCAGGTGCGGGGTCCGGAAGGTAGCCAGGCCGGACGCTGAGCATCGCCGCGCGATGGGCGTCCGCGTTCGCCACGAAGACCAGTCCGCAGTCGTACGGCACGTTCAGCAGCTTGTGTGCGTCGGAGGCCCAGGAGTCCGCGTGCTCCACCCCGGCGACCAGGTGGCGCAGTTTGGGGCTGGCGGCCGCCCACAGCCCGAACGCGCCGTCCACGTGAACCCAGGCGCCGTGCTCATGAGAGATGTCGCAGACCGCGCCAACCGGGTCGACGGCCCCGGTGTTCACATCACCGATCTGAGTGCAGACGATCGTCGGGCCCTCGCAGCGGCGCAGGATCTCCGGCAGCCGGTCGGCGAGCATCCGGCCGTGAGCGTCGGTGGGCACGAGCCGGGTGTTGGCCACTCCGAAGCCTAGATAGCGCAGCGCCAGGTCGACGGTGAGGTGGCGCTGTTCCGAGGCGACCACGTTGACCAGCGGCGCGCGTTGCAGACCATCGCGTTCCACGTCCCAGCCGACCTCTTCCAGCACGTTGTGCCGGGCCGCCGCCAGCGCGGCGACGTGCGCCATGGCGCAGCCGGTCGGAAAACCAACGGAGGTACCGGGTGGCAGACCCAGCAGGTCGACCAGCCACTCCGCGGTCACCTGCTCGGCGGTGGCCACGGCCGGGCCGAGGTCGTACACGCCACTGTTCTGATCCCAAGCGCTGACCAGCCAGTCGGTGGCGATGGACACCGGGTGAGTGCCGCCGACGACGAAGCCGAAGAACCGCGGCCCGGAACTGGCGACCACGCCGCCCTCCTCGGCCGCCTGGTTCAGCAGCGCGATCGTCTGCTCGGCCGGTGCCGGGCCCTCGGGCATGGTGCCGCCGAGTAGCTGCACGAGCTGCTTCGGGCTGGCGGTCGCGCCGACGCGTCGGGTGGGCAGACTGTCCAGATAAGCGGTGGCGTAGTCGGCGGCGAGACCGAGCAGCCGATCATGCGCATTGTCCATGCGCCTGACAATATCGACCGGTTCCTGATCGGACGCTGACCGAAACGTTCCTCCGGCGAAGCACGCCGACCCGGGAGTTGACGTCAGTTGATCGTCAGTATCGGGTCAGGACCAGTCTGCAAAGATTGTCTCAGCAAAGCGGCGGGAGATCTCACTAGCAGAACCGGCCGCCGCGCTGAAGGAGAGGTGCCCAGAGCGGCCTAATGGGGTCCGGGTCACCGGAAGGGCTTCGGCCCACGCAGGTTCGAATCCTGCCCTCTCCGCACATGCAGCGAGCGCCCGGGCATACCCGGGCGCTCGCTGCATTCCTGCCCGATTTTGCTTTCGTCAAGACGGCGTCAGTCTTCGGTCAGCGCAGTTTGTCAGATTGAAATCGGGCTCGAAACAAGTGGCTGGATGGCGCCTTTCGATATTAAGGAGTGTTACAGATGCGTTCTCTCACGGTGGCACGGGAAGTGTGCGAGCGGCTCCATCCCGGGTTGCTCGCGGCGTTGGAGCAGATGCCGCTTCACCAGCGCGAGGCGGACGGCAGTCGAATCGTCGAGGTGTTCCGTGCGCACGGCGGTCCGGGGCTGCTGGTGCCCCGGCAGCACGGTGGATCAGCCGCAGACCCCCTGGACGCGGTACGCGTACAGCGGGCGGTGTCGGCGTTGTCTCCGTCGCTCGGTGTGGGCCTGGCCATGCATCACTTCACCGTCGCCATGTTGTTCGCGCTCGCCGAGACTGCCGGGCGACTGACCGACGCGCAGCTGAAGGTGCTGTCGGGTATCGCCAACGACGGACTGCTACTCGCCTCCGGCTGGGCGGAGGGACGCACCGATCAGAACATCCTGCTGCCGTCGGTCGTGGCGCGGCCGACCGACGGCGGCTACCTGGTCAACGGCAGCAAGAAGCCGTGCAGCCTGTCGGCGTCGATGAACATCCTGACCGCCAGCGTTTCGCTCCCCGGACCGGATGGCCGGAACAACCTGGCCCTGCTGTTGATCCCTGCCGACTCGGTGGGCATCAGCACGACGCCCTTCTGGGTCAGCCCGATCCTCGCCGCCGCGCAGAGTCACGAGGTGCGGCTGGAGAACGTCTTCGTCCCGCAGGAACTGGTCATTCAGAGCACTGCCGAGGACGAGAGCCGGCTCGACGACCTGCAGACCGTCGGCTTCACCTGGTTCGAGCTGCTGGCCACGTCCATTTATGTCGGTGCGGCGTCGCACCTGGTGGCGCAGCTGGTGGCGACCGGTCGGGGCAGCGTGTCGGACCGGGTCGGGGTGGCCCTGCGCCTGGAGGCCGCGGTCGACCTGGTGGAAGGCGCTGCCCGGGCGATGAACGACGGGGTCACCGGCGACGAGGCGGTGGCGTCCGTACTCGTGGCCCGGTACGCCGTGCAGGATCTGCTCGTCGCCGCGGTCAACGACGCCGCCGAACTGTTGGGCGGGTTGACTTTCATGCGCACCTTCGACGTCGCGTACCTGATGTCTGCCGTGCGGGCCCTGGCGTTCCACCCGCCGTCGCGCACCAGCACCGTCGAGGCGCTTGGTGACTACTTCGCCGGCGCTCCACTCAATTTGTCGTGACCGCCTCCCGGGAAAGAGGACCACCATGGACCAGAAGAATCCGTATGAGTCGCCGCTGACGTTCCGTCTTCACCGTGCCGAGTACCTGGTGGGCTTCGCGATCTCGATCGTGCTGATCCTCGTCCACTTCGATGAGATTCGTTGGATTCCCTTCATCGTGTTGTTCGCGGTCATCGACCTGGTGGGCTACATCCCCGGGGCCATCGCGTTCCGCCGCAGCCCGGACGGGCGGATCTCGAAGGTCTACTACGTGCTGTACAACACGATGCACAGCCTGATTACCCTGACCGCCCTGGTCGGTCTGTGGCTGTGGCTGATCGGCCCGGAGTGGGCCCTGCTGGCGATCCCGTTCCACGTTTTCGGCGACCGCGGGGTGTTCGGCAACTTCCTTAAGCCGTTCGGCCGGCCCTTCGAGCCGGTCCCCAACGCCGCGTACGACCGGATCGTCGCGGTGCTGCGGGCCCGTTCGGCCGGGACCAGCCGGGTGCCAGCCCCCGAGGAGCCGGCACCGGTCGGCAGTGTCGGGGCGGCGCGGTGACCGACCAGGCACAGGAGCACGGTGCCGTCGCCGGCGGGGAGGTGGTCGATCTCGGGTCGCCGGCCCGCGCCGCGCTGCGCCGGTTGGCCTCGGGAGTGACGGTGCTGACGGTCCACCACGACGGCGCCGCGCACGGCGCGACGGTCAGCGCGATCGTCGCCGTCTCCCGCGATCCGCTGGTGCTCGGTGTCGCGCTGCGCGTCTCGTCAACGTTCACTGCCCTGACCGAGAAGGCTGGCGCCTTTTGCGTCAATGTGCTGGGCCGTTACCAGACGGACCTGGCCACTCACTTCGCCGATCCGCTGCGACCCACCGGCGACGCCCAGTTCCACAACCTGACGTGGCATCCGGATCCGCACACCGGGGCGCCGCTGATCGACGGGTGCCTGTCCCACCTGTCCTGTCGAGTCCGTGAACTGCACCCGGTGGGCGACCACGATTTGATCTTCGCAGATGTCGTGGAGGGCCGACACCACCGGGGCGAGCCGCTGCTGTCGTACGCCGGCCGCCTGTACCCCCACGTCTCCGTGGCCCTGCCCCCGAGCTAACAGAGCTATCCCAGAGGAGTTGATCACTGTGACCGAGATGGTTGCCACCGAAGCAGACTTCGACCATGCGCCCGGCCTGCTGGACGGTGCCGCCAACCTGGCTCTGACAGTGGAGCAGTGTGACCTCGGCTACTGGTTCCGGGAGGTGGCCCAGGGAACCCTGCGCGGTCGGCCGCTCGGCTACTCCGGCGAGCTGGTCACCCCCGACTACATGCGCGAGCCCGGCCCGCTCAACGAGGCGCTGCGCTTGGAGCTGGCGTACCGCTCGCTGGATGAGGAGGCCGCGACCCGGGTTTTGGCCTACTACGTGACCACCGCCCCCGACATTCCCGAACTCGAGTTCTTCAGCACCCAGCTGCTGGACGAGGCCCGCCACCATATGATCTTTAGGAATCACCTGCTCAACGTAGGTGTGCCCAAAGGCGAGCTGATGGACTTCGTGCGCCGTGCCGGCGCCGAATACCAGCGCAGGGTGCTGCGACCGGTGCAGGACTTCGCGATCACGCTCGTGCGAGACGAGGGGGACTTCGTCGGCGCGGTCGTCGCCTTCGCGGTCATCATCGAGGGGGTCCTGGCAGCCTCCACCGAACTCAGCGAACGCAAGTGGGGTGTGCTGGACCCGGTCGCGGGGGAGATCGCCCGGGGCGCCGCCATCGACGAGATTCGTCACCTGGCGGTCGGCAGCTCGTACGTACGGGACCACTTGATCAAGCACCCGGAGGATCGGGGGCACGTGCTCGAGGTGCTGCGCCGGGGCCGGCAACTGTGGGATCAGCTGGAGGACGAGGAGTTCGTCATGCACCGGGAACGGCTGTTCCAGGAGGGTATGCAGCCGCATGCCGAGGCGTTGCGTGACTACGAGATCTTCCCGGGACGCCGGCTGATCGACACCACGCCGCAGGAGCGCTGGGAGCTGGCGGCGAAGTGGAACGACGACCTGGCCGACGCCCGGCTGAGGTTCATGGGCCTGCCGGAGGCGATCGATCTGCTGCGGGCCAAGGCTCCCCGGATTCTGTGAGGGCCGACCGAGCGGTCGACGAGGCCGGCGATGAGTGTCCGCTCGACTGTGCACCTGCTGCGCCCTACCCGGACCACGTCCCACGGCATTGTCATGATCACCTGGCTCTGTTTCCCCGTTGGCTACGCCGCGATCAGCTGACACGTGGCCCGGAGAAAGGCGGACCCTCATCGGCATGAAACCTCGAACGTCATCGACTCGGCACATTCTGCTCATTACCATCGCGACAGGGTTCGCACGTGCGTCCACACTCAGATCAGGAGGGTGCGAGCGCGTTCTGCTGCTTCCGGTACGAAAGTGAGGAGCCGCATGGGTGCCGACGTGGGCTTCGCGATGTTCGATACGGCGATCGGTCGGTGCGCGATTGCATGGTGCGGCGACCGCGTCGTGGGCACCCAGCTCCCCGAGACGAGCAGCGCCAAGACCCGGCAGCGGATGCAGACCCGGTTTCCCCGCACCCGGGAGGCCATTCCGCCGGCCGACATCGCCCGGGTGGTGAACGATCTGGTGGCCCTCCTGTCCGGGCAGCCGAGTGACCTCGGCGCTGTTTCGCTGGACCTCGACGGGCTGCCGCCGTTCCGCCGCCGGGTCTACGAGGCTGCGCGACGGATCCCGGCCGGCGACACCGTGACCTATGGGGCGCTGGCCCGCACCATCGGCGCACCCGGCTCCGCCCGTTCCGTGGGGAACGCGCTAGGGCGCAACCCGTTCCCCATCATCGTCCCGTGCCACCGGGTCGTCGCCGCGAACGGCCGGCCCGGCGGCTTCACCGCGGCGGGGGGCGTGGGCATCAAACTGCGAATCCTGGACATCGAGAACGCCGCATCCACCAACGCTGCGCCGGCCAGGACTACCTCGGCCAGGACTACATCGGCCAGGAGCGCGCCAGCCAGGAGCGCGCCGGACAAGACGTCGTCGAAGACGGCGTCGGCCACGACTGCGTCGGCGGCCGGCAGCGCCGCCAACCCGCTGGCTGGCGCGGAGACACCCGCGGGCCGGCTCGGGTTCGACCCGGCGGCTGCGGTCGCGCGCCTGCGCCGCGCGGACCAGGTCCTCGCCGCGCAGATGCACCGGCTGGGACCCTTCGACCTGCCGGTGCGGCCGACCTTCTCGGTGTTCGACATGCTTGCCGAGGCGATCGTCCACCAGCAGTTGAGCACCAAGGCTGCAGCGACCATCTTTGGCCGGCTGCGCGCGCTCGGCGCGGGGGCCGGCGGCCGGCCCACCCCAGCCCGGATCCTTCGTGCCAGCGACGACGAGTTGCGGGCGGTCGGGCTGTCCCGGGCCAAGGTCCTCGCCCTGCAAGACCTCGCCAACCGCGCCGACCGCGGAGCCCTACCCGGGCTCGACGAGCTTGCCGGGATGGACGACGACAGCATCGTCGCCCGGCTGACGGAGGTGCGCGGCATCGGGCGGTGGTCGGCGGAGATGTTCCTGATCTTCCGGCTTGGCCGCCCCGACGTCCTGCCGCTGGCCGACCAGGGTCTGCGGCGGGGCGTCGGGCTGCTCTACGGGATAGCTCCGATCCCCACTCCGGAGCAGGTGGCGGAGCTGGGGGAGCGGTGGCGGCCGTACCGGACGGTGGCCAGCTGGTACCTGTGGCGGGCGGTCGAGTTGGAGCGGAACCCGGCAGGCGGATGAGCCGCACCGGGCCCCTACGGAAGCCTTAGGACGATGCGCCGGCGTCGTAGGAGCGGCGCAGCAACTGCTCCAGCTCGGCGAGCACCTGGTCGGCCGTAGCACCCGCCGCACGGTCGTCCGGTGCGGCGGCGCAGGCTCCGAAGCACTCGGCCAATCGTTCGCTGAGGGCCTCGATCTTGGCGTTGGACACGTTGACCTCCTCAATCATCTTGTTGGGGCAGGGCTCACACGGCGTTGCAGGCGCGGAAGATCGCGACCAGCGCGGGGATACTCGCGCCATGCTGGAAGCCGATGTACTCACCCGTGATGTGGCTGGGGGCCCACTTCTGCTTGTACGCCAGTTGGGTCTGTGCGGGGTAGACCGCCTCCCCGTGCTGCCACAGGTAGCGCATGAACTGGTGGAAGGCGCGGCTGTAGTCGCCAAACCGGGGCAGTCTCTCCAGCTCGGTGAAGGGCGTGAAGCCGAAGTGCAGCCAGTGCACGCCCTCGGCGATGAACGTGTCGATCGCCGCCCGGTTGATCGCTTCCATCGTGCCGGGCGGTGCGTCCGGCTGGCGGCGGGTCAGGTCGTGTAGCCATCCCTGGTGCCTGCCGTACACCGGCGAGTAGGTGATGTAGCCCATGAGTCGGTCGCCGATGGCCGCCACGAACAGCCGGCGCAGCGACTGGTGGCGGTCGCCGTACTGGCCCACCAGGAATTCCAGTGGTTTGGCACCATCACCTTTAGTGCCCAGCCAGGCGGCGTCCAGTGCCTGCACCCGCTCGTACCAGTCCTCCAGCGGTGCCTCCCGGACCACGAGGCCGGTTCGGTGGGCCCGAGAGATCTTGTTGCGAAGCTGCATGAATGCCGTCCCGCGCAGCGAGAACCGGGTCAGGTCGACGGCGAACGAGGCACCCATCTGGTTGACCGTGAATCCGCCCGCGAGGTAGTCGGGGGCGTCGGCGGCCTGGATCTGTACGGCGACCACCTCGCGATCGCGCTCAGCGGCGAACGCGACGAACGCGTTCAGCAGCTTGCCGCGGTCGCCCGGTGCGGCGAACGGGCCGGCGAACTGCACCAGGTACCGCCCCGCCTCGCGGTAGACGATGACGCCCGGGATCCCCTCCGCGTGGAAGTACCGGTTACCCGAGTTCAATGCTAGGAATGCACTCGGATTGTCTGACTCCGTATAGTCCTGGAGGGCTGCCAGGACGATATTGGATTCGCTAGGTGAACCGTTCATAATGTCGTCCCATCTGATGCGGTGGCCGATCCAGTTATTGCACAGGTGAGTGCTGCGGAACAAGGGTTACGCGGGTGGGAGTTCGGTCAGGCTGCCGTCAGTGTCCCGTCAGGATGACGAATGATAATGGCGTCCGTTCGTGTTAAGACGGTTATG
Protein-coding regions in this window:
- a CDS encoding bifunctional lysylphosphatidylglycerol flippase/synthetase MprF, with product MNGSPSESNIVLAALQDYTESDNPSAFLALNSGNRYFHAEGIPGVIVYREAGRYLVQFAGPFAAPGDRGKLLNAFVAFAAERDREVVAVQIQAADAPDYLAGGFTVNQMGASFAVDLTRFSLRGTAFMQLRNKISRAHRTGLVVREAPLEDWYERVQALDAAWLGTKGDGAKPLEFLVGQYGDRHQSLRRLFVAAIGDRLMGYITYSPVYGRHQGWLHDLTRRQPDAPPGTMEAINRAAIDTFIAEGVHWLHFGFTPFTELERLPRFGDYSRAFHQFMRYLWQHGEAVYPAQTQLAYKQKWAPSHITGEYIGFQHGASIPALVAIFRACNAV
- a CDS encoding alpha/beta fold hydrolase, which gives rise to MSTSLLSVRREAVTVLGGRLTVEVQIAGAGAPLVYLHQAGGFGWDPLLRHLTERYTVHVPEFPGTSPDDPPAIRQVVDWSDLVLAYQEVIGQLGLQRPVLVGASFGGMLAADLAAHFPELPGRVVLLAPLGLWLDEAPVVNWNAVAPDKLPALLFHNLSSDLVQAVLQLPTDPEQMRARMVARIWAYGCSGKFVWPFPEHGLRRRLHRITAPVLLMWGRQDRIIDVQYAKEFTAVVGDCTTAVLEECGHLIQLDQPQLTMATLDNFLA
- a CDS encoding LLM class flavin-dependent oxidoreductase, which codes for MRITLFEQAPYRYLPADFEERFDSVCDTPYALVDPRRMYESMRSFLDELMVGARSGFDALLVTEHGQSAYDVMPNPDIVAGALAYATELEGLNVGIMPLGRTLGKTHEPVRVAEEYAQLDVMSGGRLIAGFPVGLGYDVTINNGVPPIEARGRYEENLDLVLRAWSDPAPFPWNGRYSRYPQVNIWPRPLQSRPPLWVTGIGNPHTMQMTLDRDFGFNYFGFSGAKLTGKRIFPRFWELVERSGLPANPYRVGFLQTIAVADTDAEADRRYAEHAEYAFRKGLGSIPSHLLGIPGGIDIQGLRAVFADPGDVGMSRQMRGASYRELVAAGAVIAGSPETVAEQLFAFCQEHRIGNLHAMLGFGSLPTELVRDNIQLFAEAVAPRLRRLWSDTDYAHHWWPERLGGSPITTTAAPAAKSDNRNERTVA
- a CDS encoding flavin reductase family protein translates to MTDQAQEHGAVAGGEVVDLGSPARAALRRLASGVTVLTVHHDGAAHGATVSAIVAVSRDPLVLGVALRVSSTFTALTEKAGAFCVNVLGRYQTDLATHFADPLRPTGDAQFHNLTWHPDPHTGAPLIDGCLSHLSCRVRELHPVGDHDLIFADVVEGRHHRGEPLLSYAGRLYPHVSVALPPS
- a CDS encoding methylated-DNA--[protein]-cysteine S-methyltransferase, with the translated sequence MGADVGFAMFDTAIGRCAIAWCGDRVVGTQLPETSSAKTRQRMQTRFPRTREAIPPADIARVVNDLVALLSGQPSDLGAVSLDLDGLPPFRRRVYEAARRIPAGDTVTYGALARTIGAPGSARSVGNALGRNPFPIIVPCHRVVAANGRPGGFTAAGGVGIKLRILDIENAASTNAAPARTTSARTTSARSAPARSAPDKTSSKTASATTASAAGSAANPLAGAETPAGRLGFDPAAAVARLRRADQVLAAQMHRLGPFDLPVRPTFSVFDMLAEAIVHQQLSTKAAATIFGRLRALGAGAGGRPTPARILRASDDELRAVGLSRAKVLALQDLANRADRGALPGLDELAGMDDDSIVARLTEVRGIGRWSAEMFLIFRLGRPDVLPLADQGLRRGVGLLYGIAPIPTPEQVAELGERWRPYRTVASWYLWRAVELERNPAGG
- a CDS encoding pyridoxal phosphate-dependent decarboxylase family protein: MDNAHDRLLGLAADYATAYLDSLPTRRVGATASPKQLVQLLGGTMPEGPAPAEQTIALLNQAAEEGGVVASSGPRFFGFVVGGTHPVSIATDWLVSAWDQNSGVYDLGPAVATAEQVTAEWLVDLLGLPPGTSVGFPTGCAMAHVAALAAARHNVLEEVGWDVERDGLQRAPLVNVVASEQRHLTVDLALRYLGFGVANTRLVPTDAHGRMLADRLPEILRRCEGPTIVCTQIGDVNTGAVDPVGAVCDISHEHGAWVHVDGAFGLWAAASPKLRHLVAGVEHADSWASDAHKLLNVPYDCGLVFVANADAHRAAMLSVRPGYLPDPAPGERDPIDWVPDFSRRARSLPVWATLRTLGRSGVAEQVERCCALARRFADQLRDVPGVRVLNDGPLNQVLVRFGDDDEVTRTVIRRLQNSGDCWFGGTMWQGFAAMRISVSSWQTTAADVDDTAARIAATVTEVLHP
- a CDS encoding acyl-CoA dehydrogenase family protein translates to MRSLTVAREVCERLHPGLLAALEQMPLHQREADGSRIVEVFRAHGGPGLLVPRQHGGSAADPLDAVRVQRAVSALSPSLGVGLAMHHFTVAMLFALAETAGRLTDAQLKVLSGIANDGLLLASGWAEGRTDQNILLPSVVARPTDGGYLVNGSKKPCSLSASMNILTASVSLPGPDGRNNLALLLIPADSVGISTTPFWVSPILAAAQSHEVRLENVFVPQELVIQSTAEDESRLDDLQTVGFTWFELLATSIYVGAASHLVAQLVATGRGSVSDRVGVALRLEAAVDLVEGAARAMNDGVTGDEAVASVLVARYAVQDLLVAAVNDAAELLGGLTFMRTFDVAYLMSAVRALAFHPPSRTSTVEALGDYFAGAPLNLS